One genomic region from Paroceanicella profunda encodes:
- a CDS encoding calcium/sodium antiporter, giving the protein MDIVWVLAGLVLLVVGGDVLVKGAVGLSLKLGIPALIVSLTIVAFGTSAPELLISVKSAMDGLPGLAIGNVVGSNIANVLLVLGIPALIAPIATRDCETGRSFVIMLGVLVLFTVLCFLGPLTWWHGLVLLGVLAAVIAENLWSAKKSRDSDMASELDEVDPHLPGWKLSLLIVAGIITLPLGAQMLIEGARNIASQAGISDAAIGLTLVAVGTSLPELATSVMAAIRRQADVAMGNVIGSNIFNIGAIMGITSFFGPVEVDQSFLDYDLWVMIAVSLVLAPFICKIPVLGRFSGGVFVALYVGYIWTVL; this is encoded by the coding sequence ATGGATATCGTCTGGGTCCTCGCCGGCCTCGTCCTTCTTGTGGTCGGGGGGGACGTTCTCGTGAAGGGGGCCGTCGGGCTCAGCCTGAAGCTCGGCATTCCGGCGCTCATCGTCTCGCTCACCATCGTCGCCTTCGGAACCTCGGCGCCGGAGCTGCTGATCTCGGTGAAATCGGCCATGGACGGGCTTCCCGGCCTCGCCATCGGCAACGTGGTCGGCTCCAACATCGCCAACGTGCTGCTGGTGCTGGGCATTCCGGCGCTGATCGCGCCCATCGCCACGCGGGACTGCGAGACCGGGCGCTCCTTTGTCATCATGCTGGGCGTGCTGGTGCTGTTCACCGTGCTGTGCTTCCTCGGGCCGCTGACCTGGTGGCACGGGCTGGTGCTGTTGGGCGTGCTGGCGGCGGTGATCGCGGAGAACCTGTGGTCGGCGAAGAAATCCCGCGACAGCGACATGGCCTCGGAACTCGACGAGGTCGACCCCCACCTGCCGGGCTGGAAACTGTCGCTGCTCATCGTGGCGGGCATCATCACCCTGCCGCTGGGCGCGCAGATGCTCATCGAGGGCGCGCGCAACATCGCCTCCCAGGCCGGCATCTCCGACGCGGCCATCGGCCTCACCCTCGTGGCCGTGGGCACCTCGCTGCCCGAGCTGGCCACCTCGGTGATGGCCGCCATCCGCCGCCAGGCCGACGTGGCCATGGGCAACGTGATCGGCTCGAACATCTTCAACATCGGCGCCATCATGGGCATCACCAGCTTCTTCGGCCCGGTGGAGGTGGACCAGTCCTTCCTGGATTACGACCTGTGGGTGATGATCGCGGTGAGCCTGGTGCTGGCGCCGTTCATCTGCAAGATCCCGGTGCTGGGCCGCTTTTCCGGCGGCGTGTTCGTGGCCCTCTACGTGGGCTACATCTGGACGGTGCTCTGA
- a CDS encoding CaiB/BaiF CoA transferase family protein has translation MPALTGLRVVDLTRILAGPFCTQWLADHGAEVIKVEPPQGDDTRAWGPPFDPASGAASYFMGVNRNKRGIALDLRREDGRAVLRRLLAGADVLIDNFKSGSMEAWGLGHETLQAEFPRLVQCRVTGFGADGPLGGLPGYDAVVQAQAGLMSVNGPESGEPTRLGIPLVDISVGMSSAIGILMALRERDVSGQGQFLDMTLYDAAVSILFPYGANYMMGGPVPKPVGNAHPNISPYETFPTRSVPIFVAAANDSQYRRLCEVLACPELAADPRFVTGPKRNGRREELAALLRPLMAVWDGEELAQALMAAGVPAGPVMDVPGVLDHPHTAHRGMVVEIDGFRTLGNPIRMSRTPAETGARRPPVFGQDTRAVLAEAGYTPEEIEALLTAGAAFAAPS, from the coding sequence ATGCCAGCGCTCACCGGACTTCGCGTCGTCGATCTCACCCGGATTCTCGCCGGGCCCTTCTGCACCCAGTGGCTGGCCGACCACGGCGCCGAGGTGATCAAGGTGGAGCCGCCGCAGGGCGACGACACCCGGGCCTGGGGCCCGCCCTTCGACCCCGCCTCCGGCGCTGCCTCCTATTTCATGGGCGTGAACCGCAACAAGCGCGGCATCGCGCTGGACCTGCGCCGCGAGGACGGCCGGGCCGTGCTGCGCCGGTTGCTGGCGGGCGCCGACGTGCTGATCGACAATTTCAAGTCCGGCAGCATGGAGGCCTGGGGGCTGGGCCACGAGACCCTGCAGGCGGAGTTTCCCCGGCTGGTGCAGTGCCGGGTGACCGGCTTCGGCGCCGATGGCCCTCTGGGCGGCCTGCCCGGCTATGACGCGGTGGTGCAGGCCCAGGCCGGGCTGATGAGCGTGAACGGCCCGGAAAGCGGCGAGCCCACCAGGCTGGGCATCCCGCTGGTCGACATCTCGGTGGGCATGTCCTCGGCCATCGGCATCCTGATGGCGCTGCGCGAGCGCGATGTTTCAGGCCAGGGCCAGTTCCTGGACATGACGCTCTATGATGCCGCCGTCTCCATCCTGTTCCCCTATGGCGCGAACTACATGATGGGCGGCCCGGTGCCGAAGCCGGTGGGCAACGCGCATCCCAACATCAGCCCCTACGAGACCTTCCCCACCCGCAGCGTGCCGATCTTCGTGGCCGCGGCGAATGACAGCCAGTACCGCAGGCTGTGCGAGGTGCTCGCCTGCCCGGAGCTGGCCGCCGACCCGCGCTTCGTCACCGGGCCGAAGCGCAACGGGCGGCGGGAGGAACTGGCCGCGCTGCTGCGCCCGCTCATGGCCGTTTGGGACGGCGAGGAGCTGGCGCAGGCGCTGATGGCCGCCGGGGTGCCCGCCGGCCCGGTGATGGACGTGCCCGGCGTGCTGGACCATCCCCACACCGCGCATCGCGGCATGGTGGTGGAGATCGACGGGTTCCGCACCCTCGGCAACCCGATCCGCATGTCGCGCACCCCGGCGGAGACCGGCGCGCGGCGCCCCCCGGTGTTCGGGCAGGACACGCGGGCGGTGCTGGCAGAGGCCGGCTACACGCCGGAGGAGATCGAGGCGCTGCTCACCGCAGGCGCCGCCTTCGCCGCCCCGAGCTGA